ggtcatattgccattagtgataccgcaaagattccgcacccactggatatctcccacaagcttctggacatcatgtaacattgaaatttctcatgttatttgaaccttctgaggtttaacattgctagcatttatgtgccaccccaaatacttccaaggtgctgccttttgcaccttttcaggagtgattattactccgcgatggcttaagatgtcctgcaattgagttaaaatctcatcctgtggcaagttactgaggtaactgctttcttacaggctctgatgcccaggccacatacacctgacgcatcgtgggggaattgcgcattcattgcggtaacacgacccaatggtatctcttatagggttctgccttgttaatcgatggtaccgaaaaggcgaaccgttcagcgccatctgggtgcaatcttttagatttataattaacaaatcccattcttctggaagcataactggagatggcaaacctggctgcagggctcccatactgtgcatcaccacattcacagctctgagatcatgtaacagtctccgcttcccacttttcttgggaatggtaaatattgatgtattccatggactagtagaaggaacaacttgtcccgctctcaactggtcctcaactaacccttgtatttttagtagcctttcagaatttagcagctactgatcaatccaaacaggttcatctgttttccagttaattttcagaatcggctacccctcagtgaccgctcctaaaaaggatgcgtcactaacattgccttcatttggctcaataaatcatggcctacgaggccaaacaattcagttggggtagtcatgacatacggacacgtcgtaatgtgttcaccatcggggaacacaaatgtaattggtagctgacttactaaggtggcttgtgtgccccctatccctgcaataccaaagtttggattgatcgatggccatgatggaggccaaatgcattgtgaaataatcataacatcagcacctgtattgattgtcatcggtttcttgacaacaactccatcgggcccttccaattgcactaccttttctggtttacctcttgttgtgtccatggcaaagtatacctgcggtttccctggggagccgaatccaccatctccacgttgtacttcagctgggttcggaacacacgacctgaatggaactaattgtgctattctggtacctttaggaatagaaacaggagggattaaaacatgaatcataattttcacagtcccacaataatctgcatcaataagccctgggagcaccagaattccttctagagctgttgaagattgccccattaaaaatgcactaagtccaaaccccaatggtccctttatgttgactgcggtttccacatccactctggagcttcctgcggtggcggatctggtggttgcgaggctacctgagggctggcagctcaagccccttgcattcgtgtcgtcgcgcgaggggccttcgcggtcggtgtaaagtttcccttcttcctgtattcttggtggtatggttatctttcttacacttgttgcagcacttagtgttaacagtacctgtacatttgctcctaatgtgtccacgtttgccacagttagaacacttgaccaagggtgtcttactggccttgtgtttctttgtagctccttggagagctgtggcagcataggctactttctgtgagtccactgatcgatccgtgtattctatcatatcaacgatgtctgcatttttcggcaaattacacaatgctttgcgtgtcttttcagtagcattttcaaaagcgagtattttgaacatgttttctttcatgccctcgttcatgtcagggtggtcataaattgtattctcctgtttcacctgggtaaaagcatggctgtacatattgtctggtatggtaagaaaagcttgatacgccaagatctgtgatagatgatgaacctcagtgacacattgtaactgagcgttccctgatgcgaagggtccagcacccatcggcatctgcatggttactccccataggggatctgtttgttgtcgtgatgttgcttgttccctatcacagagcttctcccactgccagaaaaacactaacattcgggcgggtgtcaaaatcaactgtgctagctgtttaatatcttgaggtatcagcgtatcagcagaaaaaatgaattgcagtatttggtgagttaacgcagatttgattccgtactgactcacagcattccttaatttctcaatgaccttccagtcaaacacctcccattttttctgtccatttgatgcaataactgggaatgcttagagcatagtcccttctataatggcatctgttattacacccctccaatgtctctgcctttcttctgcagcggctattacaggcggctccgcgtctgtcacgggtgcggttggtttccccgtctcttttccccatttcctttaacaattctaacattgtctctttttgttctattattagagtagccaagtccttgtttgcattatttgaatcagggtgtatgctaggtataatttgttcatgttgaacggtggtatctgagggctggtttttcgtaggcagatttttactcactccctgattctgtagggtttcctttaattgtacggttagggaggcttgggaactgtcggatggctgattaatatcggcagtcccagggagtggagcagaagtcaagggcacgagagtaggcgaacaagctccaaaaagtctctctcgctgcattatgtttttctccccgcttttccctttcgcttgcggttggagagagagagcagcaaaagcagacgcagacgctttacgatctgctttcatttcttacagagttgtcttaatcaatttccataaagttacaagatctttaacttctttagacccgtcactaatttcatcccatagggaggttccgatagcatttcaggtactaagctcagaagctgtacccacactaattgaaaggtttctgtccttgcttcattagttttttagctgatttatcatcatcagttaccatatcccataatacgtctcctaatctacgccattcactctccttaaataataaatccggattcttaaagcatcccttaacgcgacccagcgcgactaaccccgaaatttgcttaatgcagtttactccccgcttttctaaaaagcactgtaataattttagggctacctcttgatccattgccggccggcttcttgatactcctgggtgctaccttgattaaggcatctcggttaaaaagtctttgcagcctttttccagtagccctcagtgacggcgaaccccttttggacggtccaggcacgagagttaacacaccaaccaagacgatcagcgttcggttaatcttttgccccccggtcgctgctaccggtgcttctcagtgtccgtcgctccaattcccctttcttcggtccccgttcgggcgccatttgttggagcggcggaggaatgcacataagtcgacccaatatgagtgatagaagtgattcaactttatttgcacggatagctcatatttatacagtttgcgataattatgcctactagtcctaatatgattggtacattgctaatgtttattcattactaaaacacacccacttgtggttggcagctacgcgtgttcagtaactttctcatgagaacttcttcaaaagttacttgtgaagttatgccaaggtcacaccgtccctgtctttctcctgataacagcgagaccagctgttgtttttctcccaatatcagtaaagccagctattttcagccaaggcctagtcttgttgctcaaactgacattctttcacacagaactctgctcgcacaacttttccacaggcccatgtcctttttcagcaagccacttcccaacaaaaggtattcctagaaaaagtttcccgtttataaagcaggagtttgttggggctgaattacagttcctttgtaactgaattgggtcaatattccgaaaaaggggaatatgtttatttttgaaacaggtcaatacttgcatgtgttgtgctggcaaggaggaggcttcttaaatgtagaacttgttaaatttaaaagcacacctccactctccatagtattgcttctatgttaattcagggttaagatattcgttcacttcagtttctgtgaatctgttagggcagcgtgctctaaggtgatgggagggagcagggggaagaaggggaggaggaaaagcaaaatatctggaacctgctcttccatgactcctgcaaactgtaatgttattttttttttcccaagcctgaaaactgtacttggcggtgggattgtggctatctggttaatattcttccttcctttcttgttttggcctctccaggaagcgattcgagtaatccttggaaatcttgatgatttacatccattttctacagaccactatctttctgtgtaccctttctttcctacttgtaaaagaaaaggtccaatgacttgtatctgttgggcattgcttaatttgacattcctgcctagtagtgcgcagatctttagctggagtacgactcctctgagcttcgcagttttacattagctgaagatcctcctcagttgttgccttcaccagagaactgatgtatgtaaaaagaatgttttgcagtgttttcagatggccacccctgcgctccaaatctgatttagccagagaaaacgaacgtgcatatataaagtcccaggaagcccacgtaatgcgattgcaaggaaagctagtgcgttgtttcaaaaggttaataaaacgtaaagcgctccttacaggcgcagcagcgttggccctctagtagagaagaccgcagtagttttcttgtaaggtacattaggattaagtattgtagttgctgtagtgtaaagggttacggagaagttactctcctgaggctgttgttgcagagaaaagtaagttagtggaaggagaagccttttcagtcctaaggtgcgtcagtttgtgaatcggatcaggcccttcggcatcatctcctcccgtgattccgagtgcccaggagtaatgaacacccgcgtgtttccgcctccaaggcatccccttccagtctcggcagactgcgttattgccacccctggtcctagcaggcaagaacgagatcatcctctttctctgtcagaagctggtaggtatgagagcaacttattcctgttgctgccaggaagagaaagtagcccagagcatcgtcagacaggaggcacccaaacgaAGGAAGCCTccttgttggtttgcttcgctaaagcgcagccagttttgcctgcgtgcttgaggagggtttgattcacgagcttgtatttctggaactgggaagtccatccacctgctcaggcagcaccgggccctgcggagaactgcaagctcagaggcctggcgtgatgagttgtcctgcagtctgtgtgtcgggctcctcgctgtagcatacctcttagttaatcgccagctgtgggagtccttgaagccaaactcaaacgaacaatttcatcccttaaaggaactgactgtgtcatctaggcaaatcttgggcttcatctctggtcctcaggatgcaaatggagtaaaagtattcatgttatctgtttcttcctgaggtcagaggcacgtaagaaggctgctgcctggcgtcacccattcgtgcatgcatgagctcctaggtgtgcgaactgcacccccaggaaggaacgtctgtaactgtggcgtttgtcatgtcaattatcttttgttctcccattttgaggaggactgtgaagtgaatgtaatgatgctagtcctgtgaatcctagtccttttcaggtttaaaaataatttttaaaagaattactttttagttaggaaagctgatgaggttttcttcacagggttgggagagcctggcatgttgttttttgcgggaagatgtgaggactgaagccagatgcagttaaggaaacacagtgctatgaatgcaagcaactgatggaagagtgtcacctggatgagtgtttcttgtaatgtgttactagcgtatggtgtctcctcacatctcatttctccgctgtgtagttcgatgtgtcacttgttcagctgctgctgctcattaaatataaatctccattggcaggagcagttacagggtcgtggatcttggaccaagatcctcaaaaccccctagctatgcgaggtttccctgccgcacgtgcactgcctttgtgtcctgacgctctgtttctccaggaatgtcagtatttgcgtggggagtttcaaggacctgcctgtggacgcgacggcccctacacccctgatgtattcttctggtgctgcatcctcttcttcgccacctttgccctgtcaagcttcttgaagaagtttaaaaccagccgctactttccaaccagagtaagtagaaggaggtggccagtgtccatctccgcactcgtttcccaaaatggctttcctggagcactaagcagtatttgccctgccttggtcaagctgggaaacattggccttgcaggccaagctctccaagagcttggatgtcccacactcatttccatgagtgcaaaatcatcgtagcgtttcccacctgcctcgtgacctgccccagattgaagatttttggggtttgatttttttttttattttttttcttctcctcaggtagtaggaaatCAGGTTTCCCaaaggtttgggggttgggggtttcggtttgttttttttcccctaccttctgcgcattatgtgctcgagtggaaagtagattcgaatgaggagcttccttttgaggactaaaggatgcctcagtgccttgttgccattgtagctgtgagtgtagctgtagtggcagacatgttttcttatttttaatattattattattatttttagattttgacttaaaccaacccttgttggcctagttaagcttttttttattgtctgaccccagatctcacagggacaaacacagcagcagtatctaagcaagggatcaggctgcatgtgctcagaggggtggtgggatttggttaagcagccttaatgttgtggatgtctgcaactcttgcatctcaccttagggccctgtttgccatgcccctctcacctctggtttctcgccccaggtacggtccacagtgagcgactttgctgttttcctcaccatcgtcatcatggtgctccttgactttgtggttgggatcccattgccgaagctccaggtcccccatgcgttcaagctaatggggtgttttggcacgtgggggtgccacaaggtgatgccggggcagggcagggctgagtctggaggagatgctggtggtgtgaccatctcctcttccacctccaagtgccttgcttcctcctggaaatgagaagatggccccaaaactagatacctacaggggaagtatctagagctgcttgcaaggaggagactggcactgctgaagcccccgggagagggggacatgaagccagggctgggaggtgctctgacgcaaggagggaggggaaaatgaaagccagtggagtgcctgggctgggagacaatgctgatgtgtgggctttgttgcagcctaccagagacgaccgcgggtggttcatcaaccccataggacccaacccttggtggacggtgttggctgcgctcgtcccagctctgctctgcaccatcttgatattcatggaccagcagatcagtgccgttattgtgaacaggaaggagcacaagctgaaggtaagggcctgcgagagatgactccagcccgttctgggctgcaggtctggggagaagctcttattcccgatgctttctgaaggcattggtttgggacaaggtcaggctgcgtggcaggatgctctcctggattaacgatgatgcagggagcaagtgacagggcagtatagatgagcaaccttttggaggagcaaattaatcttggagcaatagagaactgcgtttttgttttaaaatggcagcagcagcaggtgtggggaatgaattgttttgatgcgctgccagggataactcagagtcacaccttccttgcaagtggtagaattttctttgtgagtggaaaaaatggtttggtgcttttgggttgtggcttgttgttttttggagaagtatttaatgcacaagctctgcatatccattgtgtctgaactcctgccagattttcatgccaggtgcttgtgcaaagcctgcatacacccttgcttgtttccatttcttgttttgaattctgaagaagttgacttgtgctcgagcagggtttgagtctgacttgcgacgttatccttgctcttgtgctatgggatgctctgtttcttgttttcctgcctgcagaaaggatgcgggtaccacctggacctttttgtggtggccgtgatgctcggggtgtgctctgtgatggggctgccctggtttgtggctgcgaccgtcctgtccatcacccacgtgaatagcctcaaagtagagtctgactgctcagctccaggagaacaacccaagtttctggggatacgagagcagagagtcactggcttgctgatctttgtgttcatgggctgctccgtcttcttcacttccgtgttaaaggtgagaggaaaatgcaaaccacccaacaaccgcgagcttgttggaggttacagaaaaacagtcccctctctgcaggcctgagtagttagttgtggagcggaggaggaggaggtggtcccaacccttggggcttgacccacggtgggaaccagcctcggttaggttttgcagcccttcaggcccccgtttggtgtgctcgaggcgagcaagcaacgcaactgcttgaatttttgggtgtctttcaggcccacccatgtttatgggttacagttgagcatattcagacgagcacatctgctctgtttcaaacaggcagccctttagtggctgcaatttgctccccaaatgccgcggagcagccgttcccaggagctaaacacactgaggtcatccctgtgggcttccttgcacgttcctcccacaaagtaatctcgtctctaggctaaaaggaggcctgtggcctttgcctgttgccccaagaataggcagaagtgtttcttctaccgccagagaatgcggcatagggtagcacgggtgaaatcgcctattttcctccaacctttctggaaaataggattattctgaggagagataactcccaagttcagcctaaagcagagccttagctcactcgtgcgcacaaaatctttaatggttaaaatctgacccatctctaagcctgaatggaagctggaaagcttcaagcaattttaggcagtgcctgtggaagagggtggtaatactgaaaatgcaatacagaaaaagaaacggttgcattctttcttttttttttcttccccccccccagtttataccaatgcctgtgctttatggcgtctttctctacatgggtgtgtcgttgctcagaggaattcaggtacggactcttttacagcgtgcagcatgtcggctccctggtattttgtctctgtagcagcagggaaaaaagcagtggcatgggaaaaacttctcgcagagcaagcaatgaaactcttttgtgtaagaaagagattggtggaggcacaggaggtagatagggctgggaggaccaggcaagttcagcgctctctgttgcagggtttagggcaggtcagtgtttggttacgtgaaaagcgggggaatttggtgaaaagggaaggcagtttctaccactggtggaaatcctcatggggggattcagtgggccgagaaatgctaataatggaatggcatggaatagttgccgtttggtgggcagctctcaggggcaagccggttgctagatggagcgaagggaaaatgggtgctgctcccaggaggaacgcggtgggatccagtatttctgacggcaagcgagatgctgcaaagtgcctccatgtctcgagagggccagaaacttgccgcagtcccaaggtggcaacctttcccttttatttcgcagttctttgatcgcttgaagctgttttggatgctagcgaagcaccagccggatttcatctacctgcggcacgtgcccttgcgaaaggtgcatttcttcacggcgatccagctgacctgcctcgtcctgctctggaccatcaaggtgtcccgtgccgccatcatcttt
The window above is part of the Accipiter gentilis unplaced genomic scaffold, bAccGen1.1, whole genome shotgun sequence genome. Proteins encoded here:
- the LOC126036746 gene encoding electroneutral sodium bicarbonate exchanger 1-like, yielding MENGETRFTDGSSYVLNSNRHAGYAVTASQEECQYLRGEFQGPACGRDGPYTPDVFFWCCILFFATFALSSFLKKFKTSRYFPTRVRSTVSDFAVFLTIVIMVLLDFVVGIPLPKLQVPHAFKLMGDDRGWFINPIGPNPWWTVLAALVPALLCTILIFMDQQISAVIVNRKEHKLKKGCGYHLDLFVVAVMLGVCSVMGLPWFVAATVLSITHVNSLKVESDCSAPGEQPKFLGIREQRVTGLLIFVFMGCSVFFTSVLKFIPMPVLYGVFLYMGVSLLRGIQFFDRLKLFWMLAKHQPDFIYLRHVPLRKVHFFTAIQLTCLVLLWTIKVSRAAIIFPMMVLALVFVRKAMDFCFSKRELSFLDDLMPERKKKLDDARNEAGEEEEESRRAMEAAAAASSVQLNVGKTSDVDIPKQSSDRTDPSEIVILDEMSQMTVWKALTLKTETL